The DNA segment GCAGGCGACGGTCGTCGCGGTGTTCGGCGTGCTTCTCGTGACCCTGGCTATCGTCATCGGCTTCTTCGTGCTCAACCGCTACCTGCCGCCGGTCGTCGCCGCGCTCGCCGTGCTCGCCGCCGTTGGACTCGCGGAGTTGCCCGAGCGCCAGCGGCGCATCTGGGTGACCATCGGCATCGTGGCGTCGATCATGTCGATCTGCACCTACTTCGAAGGCCCGCACGGTCCCCAGATCGTGCGCGAGCGCGCCGATCTCCAGATCGCGGCGCGGTGGCTGCGCCAACAACACATTCCGCCGTCCGCGCGCGTCATGACGCGCAGCACGGCGCTCCCGTATTACTTGCCGCACAACAAGCTCATCGTGCCGCCGGTGGGGACGCTCGAGCAGGTGTGGCGTTACGCCCGGTACCAGAACGTCACGTATTTCGTCTACGACCCGACGACGCAGCTGTGGCGCCGCGATCTGCTGCCGCTGATGGACGGCCGCGACCACTCCCGGGACGGGTTCGCCACCATCCACACGTTTGTTTCCGAAGGCCGCACCACGTGGATCTTCAAAGTGCTCACACGCCAACAGACGCGGTACGCGGCCCGGCCAACGCCGTAAGCGCAAGGGCTGGCGCCAACACGACGAGGCACAGCACGTTCACGACCGGCCCCGAGTCGTTGACGAGGAAGCCGACGATGCTCGTCACCAACACGGCGAATGCCGCGACGCGCAGTCCCGACCGCGGCGCCAGGTAATTGGCGAACCGCTGCGCCCGCGCCAGGAGCGCGATGCCGACGAGAGCCAGCGCGATCGACCCGAAGCCCCACCACTGATCGACGAGCAACCCGAGGTTGGCGTCGACCCGACGGGTCAGCGTGTTGCGCAGCCCGGAGCGATTCGACGCCGTTTCCGACGCGGCGCGGCTCAGATGGGACCCGCCGGTACGCGCTTCCACGAAGGCGACCGCGACGAACAGCACGCCGACGACGATCGCCCCGACGATCAGCGTCCGGCGGGTGAACCGACCGCCGAAGAGCGCCCACGCGGCAGCCGCGCTCACCGGCAACAACGTCAGGAACCCGCCGACGTCGTTACCCAGCCAGGGCGCAGCCAGGAAGGCCGTGCCAACGGCCATCACCGTCGCGGCCGCGCTGGCGCTCGTCGGCGTCGGCTCCCAACCGGCGAGCGCCGCGGCGACGAGGAACAAGCTCGAGGCGTAGATCGAGAACGACGCGTTCGGCAGGCCGTAATACCGACCGGTCGTCTGGATGGTGTAGCCGAGCAGGCTCGCAGCGTGCAGCGGGCCCGTGGCCGCCACGTCGAGGCTGATCACCACCAGGCACGCCCAGGCGAGGGCGTAAACAGGCGCGAGGCCACGCAGGCGCGCCGCGGCGGCGCCGAGTCCGACGGTCACGGCGACCAGCAGCAGGGGCGACTCACCGCCAAACCGCAGCCAGTGCTGCATCGCCCCCGTCACGAGCAGCGCGAACGGAAACGCCGCGGCGATACACGCGCCGACACGCAACAGGCCGCGCCAGCGGTGGCCGCCATCCCATCGCAGCGCCGCCAAGAGCCCGAGGTAGAACGCGATGGCGGCGACCGTGTACGCAACCGATGCCGGCAGGAAGAAGCGATTGCGCGCCGCGCCGTCGACCTCGAGGCGCTCGTACGGGGCCAGGTGCGCCGGATGCGTGCTCACTCGCAACGCCGCGCCCGTCATCGACGCCGGCGGATCGACCCCCAAGGCGCGCAGCACCGTCGGAGCAATGTCGACGAGGCCCGCGAGGGCGGCCCGATGCGTCGTGGCGGACTGGATCGACCCGCGGGTGATGCCGTCGCCCACCAGCACAATCGGTGTGAGTTCCCAGTCCCGGCCCGGAGGTGTCGGTGAGAAGACGACGAGCAGATCGTGGGGGCCGAGACGCTGCACCGCGCGCGCCAGCGCGGCATCGGGATCGGCTGTCGGGGCTTCGAGCACCACGGCGCCGTCCGAGCCGGCGTCGACGTGGCCGGTTCGATCGGCCACCGCCAACCACGCCGCCCGGTCAGGGGTCAGCACCGTCGGCGGCTTCCCGGCGGCGCGCAGGGCATCGCCCAGCGTGCCGGGCAGCGAGTCAGCGTGGTCGCGTCGCGCCAGGCTGCGACTGGCGACCATGTCGGCGCCGGCGCGCACGCGCGCCGATGCCCCCAGCGAGGCGTAGGCATCGGCAGGCGCCGGGCGGTCGCTGTTGGACCGTCGGCTGAGGCTGCGCCGATCCGAAGTCCGCACGCTCAGCGCGCCGACGGCGCCGCGCCGCGCTACCGCCCGCAACGCCGGACGGTCGGCGGCATCCAAATCCGACAGCCGCAAGCCGTCGTAGGCGAACAGCTCGACGCGCGACGTCGTCGGAATCGCCACGCCGGCTGGAGGCCGCCGGACGTAGGCGATGGCGCTCAGCACCGCGAAAGCAGTCATCCCGGCGAGCACGACGGCCACGACCCGCTGGCGCTGCGTCCACAGCCGCGTCGTCAGCGCGGCGGCGATGTCGATGCCCTGGCGAGCACGATGAACGAACCCGCCGACCGATCGCCCGCGGTGATCGTGCTCGACGTCGACCGCGACCTCGTGGAGGGCGACGCCGGACCGCACGAGATCGATCGTCATGCCGACCTCGACGCCGAAGCGTCGAGCGAGCACCAGCGACCGTAGGCTCGGCCCGTCGACGACGCGCTGGCCCGACAGTGGCGCGGCGGCGGTGACGCCCGTCGCCCGCCGGATGCCCGCCGCGGCCAGTCGCTTCACCGTCCCGAACCCGCCGCGTCCCCCGGCCGACGGGAGGGCCCCGACCACGAACGCTGCGTCTCCGTCGAGCAGCGGCGCGAGTCCGGTGGCGGTGGCGCCGAGATCAGCGTCTGCGAGGAGGTAGCGCTCGGCGTGCGGCGTCGCCGCCACACCCGCGGCCAGCGCGCCGCCCTTGCCCCGATTGACCTCCAACCGGACGACGTGCGCTCCAACGCCCGCGGCGCGCGTCGCGGTGTCGTCGGTCGACCCGTCGTCGACGACCCACACCTCGCCGACACCGCGCAGGCCGAGCAGTGCTTCGACGGTCGCGGCGATCGACGCCGACGCGTCCTTCGCCGCGACGAGCGCGACAGTGGTCACGTCAGCCGGGCGCGGGAGCGGCGCGGTCGTGGCCGGGTCCGCTGCCGTAATCGCCGGTGGCGCCGCGGTCGAAGTCGCGCAGCGCCAGGATCGCGGCCAGGCGGCCCGGCACTGTGTCCAGATGATCGACGGTGCTGAACAGCGCCGACTCGGGCTTGTTGCGCATGGCCACCACCATTGACTGGCTGATGGTGTCGTCGGGGCTGGCGTCGGCCACCAGCACGCTCTTGGGGATCTGCGCCGCCAGGGCGCGCGTCAAGGGTTCGAGCAGGCCTGCGGGCGCGCCGTCGTCGATGACGAGGAACCGCGCCTGGAGACCGGGCGCGCTGGCCGCGTCACCGGCGTCGAGGCGAGCCAGGTTGGCGTCGACCAGGGCCGGCAGGGTCGGCCCGCCGCCGGCGGCGAACTCGCGGGCCAACCGCTCGGCGGCGGCGTCGGTCACCGAATCGATGTTGCTCGGACCCACGATGTCGAGCGCCTTGGCGATGTCGTCGGTGGGTGCCGGATCGTCGGCCCACGCATTGGCCAGCGTGAGGCGCCCGGCGTCGACCGCGCCCGCGGTCGTGAGCAGCGCGTGCATCTTGTCGGTCAGCGACCCGCTCAATCCTTCCGGCACGATGGTGAACACGCGCTCACCGTCGAGGCGGCCCGCCACCAAGGACGCCTCGGCGTCGTCGGCGAATTTCGACCAGACGCCCACGTTGTGCTGCGCGTCGTCGCGCTCGGCGCGATACCGCTTGATGCTCGTCTCCAGGCGGTTGATGGTGGCGTCGTTGATGAACGCGGTCCCGAGCACGATGCCGAGCGCCAGGCCCATGAAGACGGCGGCGAGCGAGACGATGTGAAAGCGAAACGAGATCATGGCAAGAGGGACCGCAGCACTTCGGCGAGGAAGTCGCGCACGGTATAGCCCGCCACGAGGAACGCGACCGCGACGGCGAGCAGGAACAGCGCGATGTCGCGTTTGCGCAGCCGCCGCTCGTACAGCTTGCTCACGCCCTTGGCGTCCATGAGGATCGGGCCGACCTTGAGCCGCACGAGGAAGGTCGAGGCCATGCCCGGG comes from the Acidimicrobiales bacterium genome and includes:
- a CDS encoding copper transporter; the encoded protein is MISFRFHIVSLAAVFMGLALGIVLGTAFINDATINRLETSIKRYRAERDDAQHNVGVWSKFADDAEASLVAGRLDGERVFTIVPEGLSGSLTDKMHALLTTAGAVDAGRLTLANAWADDPAPTDDIAKALDIVGPSNIDSVTDAAAERLAREFAAGGGPTLPALVDANLARLDAGDAASAPGLQARFLVIDDGAPAGLLEPLTRALAAQIPKSVLVADASPDDTISQSMVVAMRNKPESALFSTVDHLDTVPGRLAAILALRDFDRGATGDYGSGPGHDRAAPAPG
- a CDS encoding glycosyltransferase codes for the protein MTTVALVAAKDASASIAATVEALLGLRGVGEVWVVDDGSTDDTATRAAGVGAHVVRLEVNRGKGGALAAGVAATPHAERYLLADADLGATATGLAPLLDGDAAFVVGALPSAGGRGGFGTVKRLAAAGIRRATGVTAAAPLSGQRVVDGPSLRSLVLARRFGVEVGMTIDLVRSGVALHEVAVDVEHDHRGRSVGGFVHRARQGIDIAAALTTRLWTQRQRVVAVVLAGMTAFAVLSAIAYVRRPPAGVAIPTTSRVELFAYDGLRLSDLDAADRPALRAVARRGAVGALSVRTSDRRSLSRRSNSDRPAPADAYASLGASARVRAGADMVASRSLARRDHADSLPGTLGDALRAAGKPPTVLTPDRAAWLAVADRTGHVDAGSDGAVVLEAPTADPDAALARAVQRLGPHDLLVVFSPTPPGRDWELTPIVLVGDGITRGSIQSATTHRAALAGLVDIAPTVLRALGVDPPASMTGAALRVSTHPAHLAPYERLEVDGAARNRFFLPASVAYTVAAIAFYLGLLAALRWDGGHRWRGLLRVGACIAAAFPFALLVTGAMQHWLRFGGESPLLLVAVTVGLGAAAARLRGLAPVYALAWACLVVISLDVAATGPLHAASLLGYTIQTTGRYYGLPNASFSIYASSLFLVAAALAGWEPTPTSASAAATVMAVGTAFLAAPWLGNDVGGFLTLLPVSAAAAWALFGGRFTRRTLIVGAIVVGVLFVAVAFVEARTGGSHLSRAASETASNRSGLRNTLTRRVDANLGLLVDQWWGFGSIALALVGIALLARAQRFANYLAPRSGLRVAAFAVLVTSIVGFLVNDSGPVVNVLCLVVLAPALALTALAGPRTASVGV